A single region of the Streptomyces virginiae genome encodes:
- a CDS encoding FtsK/SpoIIIE domain-containing protein, giving the protein MQIRLTVLGSRSGHQTATAPASCDVLVTAPVGTVLAAVASGLAATVGGPDTGGTVVLYAGSERLDLQRRVLGEPPLVDGAVLALHGPVPDVLPEDGLGAAQLHVVAGPDAGGVHLLHSGQIMVGRSADADVPLDDPDVSRLHCAVTVIPDGRVAVADLNSTNGTTLDSAPLGAQPVALPPGALLRVGESTLRLAPAGVPALAVTPDLQGHLSISARPVAPAPPTGPLAGPSGGADPAAPGPVPDAPELPDVVGEAGPQGAPPSPGTGPSTGPSTGPGLGLGRRKGLGAWARKWVRGEEPVEAPQEPMPAAPHPDDPAALLLAAMGPTARLWSRTPGHPAVLDVGLGAGSRVSLLAVGALGLAGPRARLAGAARWVVAQLAALHAPGQLEIVLVSADRARGLADRRRDWGWLGWLPHVRPAHGQDCRLLLAYDRDQAVARTSELTRRIDEGPLGTHWAAADPGQIRQAADAYRGPYTLLVLDGDPGAGPLRDITGRLASHGPAAGIHVLVLAEAPAATPASPVAETYEAACASAPAFRDCGAVALLSGDVATAVRTFTLDGGRPVPSGGTATSDAVSAAWAERFARALAPLRTAEGGGSADPYRTTAATLPATARLLDELGLARATPASLMARWAAATDQGQGMGGLAEIVLGSGRRGPVGTELVHDGPHLLIEGPAGSGRTELLRSVAASLSAAARPDRLGLLLLDGAGGERGDGLQPCTELPHVCAHLVAADPLRMREFAQALGAELKRRSELLEELSFAEWHAQREVSDRMVAPRRPTPGEQRGDLDPQRTGTLRLRAASTRTDPAGPSPLPRLVVLVDDLDALVAPGLGSTGRPAAGSVVRALEAVAREGARLGVHLVAASARPDRTADTGLARLTTLRVELDAPDQPGPGRGLLRFGDGRTVPFQAGRVTGRIPRTATQRPTVVPVEWERMGDPPARRPVRELGNGPTDLALLASALDRASHLVSAIPVLFPPAP; this is encoded by the coding sequence ATGCAGATCCGGCTGACCGTCCTTGGGTCGCGCAGCGGCCACCAGACCGCGACCGCCCCCGCGAGCTGTGACGTCCTCGTCACCGCGCCCGTCGGCACCGTGCTGGCCGCGGTCGCCTCCGGGCTCGCGGCGACCGTCGGCGGACCCGACACCGGGGGCACGGTCGTGCTGTACGCCGGCTCCGAGCGCCTCGACCTCCAGCGGCGGGTGCTCGGCGAGCCGCCGCTCGTGGACGGCGCGGTGCTGGCGCTGCACGGCCCCGTGCCGGACGTGCTGCCGGAGGACGGCCTCGGCGCGGCCCAGCTGCACGTCGTCGCCGGACCCGACGCGGGCGGGGTGCACCTGCTGCACAGCGGGCAGATCATGGTGGGCCGCTCCGCCGACGCCGACGTCCCCCTCGACGACCCCGACGTCTCCCGGCTGCACTGCGCGGTCACGGTGATCCCCGACGGGCGGGTCGCGGTGGCCGACCTGAACTCGACGAACGGCACCACGCTGGACAGCGCCCCGCTGGGGGCCCAGCCCGTGGCCCTGCCCCCGGGGGCGCTGCTGCGGGTCGGCGAGTCCACCCTGCGGCTGGCCCCGGCGGGCGTTCCGGCGCTGGCGGTGACCCCGGACCTCCAGGGCCACCTCTCGATCTCCGCCCGGCCCGTCGCCCCCGCTCCGCCCACCGGTCCCCTCGCCGGTCCGTCCGGCGGCGCGGATCCGGCCGCCCCCGGACCGGTGCCGGACGCGCCCGAGCTCCCCGACGTCGTGGGTGAGGCCGGACCGCAGGGTGCGCCGCCGAGCCCCGGAACCGGCCCCTCGACCGGCCCCTCGACCGGCCCCGGCCTCGGCCTCGGGCGGCGGAAGGGCCTCGGCGCCTGGGCCCGCAAGTGGGTGCGCGGCGAGGAACCCGTCGAGGCCCCCCAGGAACCGATGCCCGCCGCACCCCACCCCGACGATCCCGCCGCCCTGCTGCTGGCCGCGATGGGCCCCACCGCGCGTCTGTGGTCCCGTACGCCCGGGCATCCCGCCGTGCTGGACGTGGGGCTCGGCGCCGGGAGCCGGGTGTCCCTGCTCGCCGTCGGCGCCCTCGGGCTCGCCGGCCCGCGGGCCCGGCTGGCCGGGGCCGCCCGCTGGGTGGTCGCGCAGCTGGCGGCACTGCACGCGCCGGGGCAGCTGGAGATCGTGCTCGTCTCCGCCGACCGGGCGCGCGGTCTCGCCGACCGGCGGCGCGACTGGGGCTGGCTCGGCTGGCTGCCCCACGTACGGCCGGCGCACGGCCAGGACTGCCGGCTCCTGCTCGCCTACGACCGCGACCAGGCCGTCGCCCGTACGAGTGAGCTGACCCGGCGCATCGACGAGGGTCCGCTCGGCACGCACTGGGCCGCCGCCGACCCCGGGCAGATCCGGCAGGCCGCCGACGCGTACCGGGGCCCGTACACGCTCCTCGTCCTCGACGGCGATCCCGGAGCCGGCCCGCTGCGCGACATCACCGGCCGGCTCGCCTCGCACGGCCCGGCCGCCGGGATCCACGTGCTCGTGCTCGCCGAGGCCCCGGCCGCCACCCCCGCCTCACCGGTCGCCGAGACGTACGAGGCCGCCTGCGCGAGCGCCCCCGCCTTCCGGGACTGCGGCGCGGTCGCCCTGCTCAGCGGCGACGTGGCCACGGCCGTACGCACCTTCACCCTCGACGGCGGCAGACCGGTCCCGTCCGGGGGCACCGCGACCTCCGACGCCGTCTCGGCCGCCTGGGCCGAGCGCTTCGCCCGCGCCCTGGCCCCGCTGCGCACCGCCGAGGGCGGCGGCTCCGCCGACCCGTACCGGACGACCGCCGCCACCCTGCCCGCCACCGCGCGGCTGCTGGACGAGCTGGGGCTGGCCCGGGCCACCCCGGCCTCCCTGATGGCCCGTTGGGCCGCCGCCACCGACCAGGGGCAGGGCATGGGCGGCCTCGCCGAGATCGTGCTGGGCAGCGGACGCCGCGGCCCCGTCGGCACCGAGCTCGTCCACGACGGCCCGCACCTGCTCATCGAGGGCCCCGCCGGGAGCGGGCGGACCGAGCTGCTGCGCTCGGTGGCCGCGTCGCTGTCCGCGGCCGCCCGGCCCGACCGGCTCGGACTGCTCCTCCTCGACGGGGCGGGCGGCGAGCGCGGCGACGGGCTGCAGCCCTGCACCGAACTCCCGCACGTCTGCGCCCACCTGGTCGCCGCCGATCCGCTGCGCATGCGGGAGTTCGCGCAGGCCCTCGGCGCGGAGCTCAAGCGCCGCTCCGAACTGCTGGAGGAGTTGTCCTTCGCCGAGTGGCACGCGCAGCGCGAGGTGTCCGACCGGATGGTCGCGCCGCGCCGGCCCACCCCGGGCGAGCAGCGCGGCGACCTCGACCCGCAGCGCACCGGCACCCTGCGGCTGCGGGCCGCGAGCACCCGTACCGATCCGGCCGGGCCCAGCCCGCTGCCCCGCCTGGTGGTCCTCGTGGACGACCTCGACGCGCTGGTCGCGCCGGGGCTGGGCAGTACGGGCCGCCCCGCCGCCGGCTCGGTGGTGCGGGCCCTGGAGGCGGTGGCCCGCGAGGGCGCCCGCCTCGGCGTGCACCTGGTGGCCGCCAGCGCCCGCCCGGACCGTACGGCGGACACCGGGCTCGCCCGGCTGACCACCCTGCGCGTGGAGCTCGACGCCCCCGACCAGCCGGGCCCGGGCCGCGGCCTGCTCCGCTTCGGCGACGGCCGGACGGTGCCGTTCCAGGCGGGCCGGGTCACCGGTCGGATCCCCCGGACGGCGACCCAACGGCCGACGGTGGTCCCGGTGGAGTGGGAGCGGATGGGTGATCCGCCGGCCCGCCGCCCGGTACGTGAGCTGGGCAACGGGCCCACCGACCTCGCACTGCTGGCCAGCGCCCTGGACCGGGCCTCGCACCTGGTCTCGGCGATACCCGTGCTGTTCCCGCCCGCGCCCTGA
- a CDS encoding carbohydrate ABC transporter permease — translation MKGVVSAEARRRRLIAAAFLLPALVLLGALVVHPIGYSLYRSFFDRSGDTFVGGDNYREILSDDTIRTALGNTALWVVFAPATATALGLIFAVLTERVRWGTAFKLLVFMPMAISMLAAGIIFRLVYDHDPDRGVANAVWVGVHDTFAESSAFPKARPGRDSPLADAGGGAFITRDPVRAGTPVLLPLVGVAPEALPDGTRTAGTSEAVPGKVTGTVWQDFTRGGGGATNVVDPTEQGFSGMRIEAVKDGRVVDTATAGADGTFALSAKADGALLRLPAANFREAYAGVQWLGPALVTPAVIGAYVWMWAGFAMVLIGAGLAAVPRELLEAARVDGANEWQVFRRITVPLLAPVLAVVLVTLVINVMKIFDLVFVIAPGAVQDDANVLALQLYRTSFGTDADPGLGSAIAVLLLVLVVPVMLVNIRRLRKEGTR, via the coding sequence GTGAAGGGCGTCGTGTCCGCGGAGGCGCGGCGCCGCCGTCTGATCGCGGCGGCGTTCCTCCTCCCGGCGCTCGTGCTGCTCGGTGCGCTCGTCGTGCACCCGATCGGCTACTCCCTCTACCGCAGCTTCTTCGACCGTTCCGGCGACACCTTCGTCGGTGGTGACAACTACCGGGAGATCCTGAGCGACGACACGATCCGTACCGCGCTGGGGAACACCGCGCTGTGGGTGGTGTTCGCCCCGGCCACGGCCACCGCCCTCGGTCTGATCTTCGCGGTGCTCACCGAACGGGTGCGCTGGGGAACGGCGTTCAAGCTGCTGGTCTTCATGCCGATGGCCATCTCGATGCTGGCCGCGGGCATCATCTTCCGGCTCGTCTACGACCACGATCCCGACCGCGGGGTCGCCAACGCGGTCTGGGTCGGGGTCCACGACACCTTCGCGGAGTCCTCGGCCTTCCCCAAGGCCCGCCCGGGCCGGGACTCGCCGCTCGCGGACGCCGGCGGGGGCGCCTTCATCACCCGCGACCCCGTCCGCGCGGGTACCCCGGTGCTGTTGCCGCTGGTCGGGGTGGCACCGGAGGCGCTGCCGGACGGGACCCGCACCGCGGGCACCTCCGAGGCCGTGCCGGGAAAGGTCACCGGCACCGTCTGGCAGGACTTCACCCGGGGCGGGGGCGGGGCGACGAACGTGGTCGACCCGACCGAGCAGGGCTTCTCCGGGATGCGGATCGAGGCGGTCAAGGACGGCCGGGTGGTCGACACCGCGACCGCCGGCGCCGACGGCACCTTCGCCCTGTCCGCGAAGGCCGACGGGGCCCTGCTGCGGCTGCCCGCGGCCAATTTCCGGGAGGCGTACGCGGGGGTGCAGTGGCTCGGCCCGGCGCTGGTCACCCCGGCGGTCATCGGGGCGTACGTATGGATGTGGGCCGGTTTCGCGATGGTGCTGATCGGGGCCGGGCTGGCCGCCGTACCGCGGGAGCTGTTGGAGGCGGCGCGCGTGGACGGGGCGAACGAATGGCAGGTGTTCCGGCGGATCACCGTCCCGCTGCTGGCGCCCGTCCTGGCGGTCGTGCTGGTCACCCTCGTCATCAACGTCATGAAGATCTTCGACCTGGTCTTCGTGATCGCGCCGGGCGCGGTCCAGGACGACGCGAACGTGCTCGCGCTCCAGTTGTACCGGACCTCCTTCGGCACGGACGCCGATCCGGGGCTGGGCAGCGCCATCGCGGTGCTGCTGCTGGTGCTGGTGGTCCCGGTGATGCTCGTGAACATCCGTCGGCTGCGCAAGGAGGGGACCCGATGA
- a CDS encoding carbohydrate ABC transporter permease has product MSGTDATPDPKAAEPTYAGPAQAGPSPAGPAHAESSSAGPSSARSSSGSSSAVLAGTGPSYAARASARLAGGALRVFLVVAALFWLLPTLGLLLSSFLSPTDLNDGGWWQVLTAPSRLTADNYERLLTNDTITGSLLSTFAIAVPATLLVVTLGAFAGYAFAWLEFPGRDWLFLVVVGLLVVPVQVALIPVSELFGSIGLFETTAGVVLFHTAFGLPFAVFLLRNFFAEIPRELLEAARLDGAGELRLFARVVLPLGGPAIASLGIFQFLWVWNDMLVALVFADSAHPPVTVALQQQVRQFGNNIDVLAPGAFLSMAVPLVVFFAFQRQFVSGVMAGAIK; this is encoded by the coding sequence ATGAGCGGTACCGACGCGACGCCGGACCCGAAGGCGGCCGAGCCCACCTACGCCGGGCCCGCCCAGGCCGGACCTTCGCCCGCCGGACCCGCACACGCCGAGTCCTCGTCCGCCGGGCCCTCGTCCGCCCGGTCCTCGTCCGGGTCCTCGTCCGCCGTTCTCGCCGGCACCGGGCCTTCGTACGCCGCGCGCGCCTCCGCCCGGCTCGCCGGGGGAGCCCTGCGCGTCTTCCTGGTCGTGGCGGCGCTCTTCTGGCTGCTGCCCACCCTCGGGCTGCTGCTGTCCTCGTTCCTCTCCCCCACCGACCTCAACGACGGCGGCTGGTGGCAGGTGCTGACCGCGCCCTCACGGCTCACGGCCGACAACTACGAGCGGCTGCTGACGAACGACACCATCACCGGCTCCCTCCTCAGCACCTTCGCGATCGCGGTGCCGGCCACCCTGCTGGTGGTGACGCTGGGCGCGTTCGCCGGATACGCCTTCGCCTGGCTGGAGTTCCCCGGTCGGGACTGGCTGTTCCTGGTCGTCGTCGGGCTGCTCGTCGTCCCCGTGCAGGTGGCGCTGATCCCGGTCTCCGAACTCTTCGGATCCATCGGGCTGTTCGAGACCACCGCGGGCGTGGTCCTCTTCCACACCGCCTTCGGACTGCCCTTCGCCGTGTTCCTGCTGCGCAACTTCTTCGCGGAGATCCCGCGCGAACTGCTGGAGGCGGCCCGTCTGGACGGGGCGGGTGAACTACGGCTGTTCGCCCGGGTGGTGCTGCCGCTCGGCGGACCGGCGATCGCCTCGCTCGGCATCTTCCAGTTCCTGTGGGTGTGGAACGACATGCTGGTGGCGCTGGTGTTCGCGGACTCGGCGCACCCGCCGGTCACGGTCGCGCTCCAGCAGCAGGTCCGGCAGTTCGGCAACAACATCGACGTGCTCGCGCCCGGCGCGTTCCTGTCGATGGCCGTCCCGCTCGTCGTCTTCTTCGCCTTCCAACGGCAGTTCGTCTCGGGGGTGATGGCCGGCGCCATCAAGTGA